One Thomasclavelia spiroformis DSM 1552 DNA window includes the following coding sequences:
- a CDS encoding G5 domain-containing protein, whose product MKKIKEAVINADPCMKGLVVVMIAYVGIVATTLNTGAANQIDNYVETIDVKVQDGEQAQKDYLVRQAAVSNVLDDLEISLNPQDLLNQDLNYVVNDGDLIQITRINEANIDEVNTIASNTVNTSGLELFTTKVTQQGQEGKVKNTYRVTYHNGKESKRELVNSEVIIPASDTIIETGKVQPGAYFTGKLTTYGGDCVGGNGTSSTGIKLSPITGVQGSNSPKLTYNGRSYYCLAADPSIPFGTIIEITNHNLSIESTAYGIVVDRGGAIKGNKIDIFNGTEAGKYFTGGTSNNTQFKIVSVGNGKNFWK is encoded by the coding sequence ATGAAAAAAATTAAAGAGGCTGTTATTAATGCTGACCCCTGTATGAAGGGGTTGGTTGTAGTGATGATTGCCTATGTTGGAATTGTAGCAACGACTTTAAATACCGGTGCTGCAAACCAAATTGATAACTATGTTGAAACTATTGATGTTAAGGTTCAAGATGGTGAACAAGCGCAGAAGGATTATTTAGTAAGACAAGCTGCAGTGTCTAATGTATTAGACGATTTGGAAATTTCTTTAAATCCACAGGATTTATTAAATCAAGATTTAAACTATGTTGTAAATGATGGTGATTTAATTCAAATAACTAGAATTAATGAAGCAAATATAGATGAAGTTAATACAATAGCATCTAATACAGTTAATACTAGTGGATTAGAATTATTTACAACTAAAGTTACGCAACAAGGACAAGAAGGAAAAGTAAAAAATACTTATCGTGTAACTTATCATAATGGTAAAGAATCTAAACGAGAATTGGTTAATAGTGAGGTAATAATACCTGCTAGTGATACGATAATTGAAACCGGAAAAGTTCAACCTGGGGCTTATTTTACTGGTAAGTTAACAACATACGGTGGAGATTGTGTTGGAGGAAATGGAACATCATCAACAGGAATCAAATTAAGTCCGATTACTGGTGTTCAAGGGTCTAATAGTCCAAAGTTAACATATAATGGACGTTCGTATTATTGTTTAGCAGCAGATCCATCTATTCCGTTTGGAACAATTATTGAAATCACTAATCATAATTTAAGTATTGAATCAACTGCATATGGTATTGTTGTAGACCGTGGAGGGGCAATTAAAGGAAATAAGATTGATATATTTAATGGAACTGAAGCTGGTAAGTATTTTACTGGTGGTACTTCTAATAATACTCAATTTAAAATTGTTTCTGTAGGTAACGGTAAGAACTTTTGGAAATAA
- the ispE gene encoding 4-(cytidine 5'-diphospho)-2-C-methyl-D-erythritol kinase, which produces MKVKAYAKINLALDVVRKREDGYHELEMVIAPITLHDLIYINTIESGIIIETNSKVMPTDKRNIMYKVVALIKERYGIKKGVKIYVYKHIPTQAGLAGGSADGAAVIKAMNKLFYLNLTEEQMATLGKEVGADIPFCVYQKMALVSGIGEKLEFIDYLFECKVLLVKPKKGVSTKKSFNSLDLNKAIHQDCRLMVKGIYEDDYQTVIDNLQNTLEEPSIKMVPEINDIKQAMLEIGFDGALMSGSGSCVFGLTRDDKILEKGFKYFKGKYYFVRKTEILNER; this is translated from the coding sequence ATGAAAGTAAAAGCATATGCAAAAATTAATTTAGCATTAGATGTTGTAAGAAAAAGAGAAGATGGTTATCATGAATTAGAAATGGTCATAGCACCAATTACTTTACATGATTTGATTTATATTAATACGATTGAAAGTGGGATTATAATTGAAACAAATAGTAAAGTAATGCCAACTGATAAACGAAATATCATGTATAAAGTTGTAGCTTTGATAAAAGAAAGATATGGAATCAAAAAAGGTGTTAAAATATATGTTTATAAGCATATTCCAACTCAAGCAGGTTTAGCTGGTGGTAGTGCTGATGGGGCTGCAGTTATTAAAGCAATGAATAAGTTGTTTTATTTAAATTTGACTGAAGAACAAATGGCTACTTTAGGAAAAGAAGTTGGAGCGGATATTCCTTTTTGTGTATATCAAAAAATGGCTCTTGTTAGTGGAATTGGAGAAAAATTAGAGTTTATTGATTATCTTTTTGAATGTAAGGTATTATTAGTTAAACCAAAAAAAGGTGTTTCAACTAAAAAGTCTTTTAATAGTCTAGATTTAAATAAAGCGATTCATCAAGATTGTAGGTTAATGGTTAAAGGAATTTATGAAGATGATTATCAAACAGTAATTGATAATTTACAAAATACGTTAGAAGAACCATCAATTAAGATGGTTCCTGAAATTAATGATATTAAACAAGCTATGTTAGAAATTGGTTTTGATGGAGCTTTAATGTCAGGAAGTGGGTCTTGTGTTTTTGGTCTTACAAGAGATGATAAAATTTTAGAAAAAGGTTTTAAATATTTTAAGGGAAAATATTATTTTGTTCGAAAAACAGAAATTTTAAATGAAAGATAA
- the glmU gene encoding bifunctional UDP-N-acetylglucosamine diphosphorylase/glucosamine-1-phosphate N-acetyltransferase GlmU, with amino-acid sequence MKTYAVVMAAGKGTRMKSDKPKVVHEVLYKPMINHIVDELKQLGVDEIYVILGHKAKEVEKLLDDVNIVYQREQLGTGHALMQCKDVLANKSGTTVVLNGDAPLITKETLKNLIDYHNDNQLMGTIMTCDCDLDKKFGRVIRESDQVKGIVEFKDCTPEQVKISEMNCGEYCFDNEALFKALEKVTNNNAQNEYYITDVIEIMNNDNLKVGGYKIADLAEVGGINDRVELAEATKALQLKVNKKHLLNGVNIIDINNTYIGVDVKIAPDTTIEPGCVIKGKSSIGANCHIGPYCEFENVEIKDNVEIKFSVISDSVIENGVDIGPFARLRTNCHILDNVHIGNFVEMKKTVFGNGSKAAHLTYVGDATVGSNVNMGCGTITSNYDGKNKFQTIINDNAFIGCNSNLIAPVTVGANAYVAAGSTVTDDVNDEAFAIARARQVNKEGYAKVLEEKRNKKGK; translated from the coding sequence ATGAAAACTTATGCGGTAGTGATGGCAGCTGGTAAAGGAACCAGAATGAAATCAGATAAGCCTAAAGTTGTTCATGAGGTTTTATATAAACCGATGATCAATCATATTGTTGATGAATTAAAACAACTAGGTGTAGATGAGATTTATGTGATTTTAGGACATAAAGCGAAAGAAGTTGAAAAGTTGTTAGATGATGTAAATATTGTTTATCAACGAGAGCAACTGGGAACAGGACATGCATTGATGCAATGTAAAGATGTATTAGCTAATAAGTCTGGTACAACAGTTGTTTTAAATGGAGATGCTCCATTAATTACTAAAGAAACATTAAAAAATCTAATTGACTATCATAATGATAATCAATTAATGGGTACAATTATGACTTGTGATTGTGACTTGGATAAAAAATTTGGTCGAGTAATTAGAGAAAGTGATCAGGTTAAGGGAATTGTTGAGTTTAAAGATTGTACACCAGAGCAAGTTAAAATTAGTGAGATGAATTGTGGAGAATATTGCTTTGATAATGAAGCATTATTTAAAGCATTAGAAAAGGTAACTAATAACAATGCTCAAAATGAATATTATATTACAGATGTTATTGAAATCATGAATAATGATAATTTAAAAGTTGGTGGTTATAAAATTGCTGATTTAGCCGAAGTTGGTGGAATCAATGATCGTGTGGAATTAGCAGAAGCTACTAAAGCATTACAACTTAAAGTGAATAAAAAACATTTATTAAATGGGGTAAATATTATTGATATCAATAATACTTATATTGGTGTAGATGTTAAAATTGCTCCAGATACGACAATTGAACCAGGTTGTGTAATCAAAGGTAAATCTAGTATAGGTGCTAATTGTCATATTGGGCCATACTGTGAATTTGAAAATGTTGAAATCAAAGATAATGTAGAAATTAAATTTTCAGTAATTAGTGATTCAGTTATTGAAAATGGAGTAGATATTGGACCGTTTGCACGTTTAAGAACTAATTGCCATATTTTAGATAATGTGCATATTGGTAACTTTGTAGAAATGAAAAAAACAGTTTTTGGAAATGGCAGCAAAGCCGCTCATTTGACTTATGTAGGTGATGCGACCGTAGGAAGTAATGTAAATATGGGATGTGGAACAATTACTTCAAATTATGATGGTAAAAATAAATTCCAAACAATTATCAATGATAATGCTTTTATTGGTTGTAATAGTAACTTAATTGCACCGGTAACAGTTGGAGCTAATGCTTATGTAGCGGCAGGTTCAACAGTTACAGATGATGTTAATGATGAAGCATTTGCAATTGCTCGTGCGCGTCAAGTTAATAAAGAAGGATATGCTAAAGTATTAGAAGAAAAAAGAAATAAAAAAGGAAAATAG
- a CDS encoding TatD family hydrolase gives MYFDTHCHLNSEDLYEDHDMFIQNALNNEVTNMVVVGYDLESSKIAIELAKQYEFIYAAVGIGPNDCKNTTKEQINIIDKYLEDPCVVALGEIGLDYYWDTVSKEKQLEVFQWQMDLAKKHDKPVIIHCRDAYEDTYEVLKQNGHRGIMHCYSGSVEMAKRFVELGFYISLAGPVTFKNARVPKDVAANINIENLLIETDCPYLTPHPFRGKLNEPANVVYIAQEIAKLKNMEIENVASKTTFNAKNIFGIK, from the coding sequence ATGTACTTTGATACTCATTGTCATTTAAATAGTGAAGATTTATATGAAGATCACGATATGTTTATTCAAAATGCTTTAAACAACGAGGTTACAAATATGGTTGTTGTAGGCTATGATTTAGAATCATCAAAAATTGCAATCGAGTTAGCTAAACAATACGAGTTTATATATGCTGCAGTTGGCATTGGACCTAATGATTGCAAAAACACAACGAAAGAACAAATAAACATTATCGATAAGTACTTAGAAGATCCTTGCGTTGTAGCACTTGGTGAAATCGGTCTTGATTATTATTGGGATACTGTCAGTAAAGAAAAGCAGTTAGAGGTTTTTCAATGGCAAATGGATTTAGCCAAGAAACATGATAAACCTGTTATTATTCATTGTCGAGATGCTTATGAAGATACTTATGAAGTGCTAAAACAAAATGGACATCGTGGAATTATGCATTGTTATAGTGGTTCTGTAGAAATGGCAAAAAGGTTTGTTGAGCTAGGTTTCTACATTTCTTTAGCTGGACCAGTGACATTTAAGAATGCAAGAGTTCCCAAAGATGTGGCAGCAAATATTAACATTGAAAATTTATTAATTGAAACTGACTGTCCTTATTTAACACCTCATCCATTTAGAGGAAAGTTAAATGAGCCTGCAAATGTTGTGTATATTGCCCAGGAAATAGCTAAGCTAAAGAACATGGAGATAGAAAACGTTGCAAGTAAGACAACGTTTAATGCCAAAAATATTTTTGGTATTAAATAG
- a CDS encoding sporulation peptidase YabG, which produces MKIGDIVSRKKYGKDIYFKIIDIKDDIYYLKGIEYRLVADSEESDLELSDFSSEKSDIVVENKPCLKGSVLHIDGDKDYLKMCLDKYKEFNITVYGYYMEESEIKDKIIPLLEKHRPDLLVITGHDAMKKNSDRKNINSYLHTKDFVEAIRKARLYQDDKDSLIIFAGACQSYYELLLASGANFASSPSRKNIHALDPVFIVSQIANASIKNYVDLEKIVAKTSNKHLGIGGIDTRGVARKIYPTSR; this is translated from the coding sequence ATGAAAATTGGCGACATAGTGAGTCGAAAAAAATATGGTAAAGATATTTATTTTAAAATTATTGATATTAAAGATGATATTTATTATTTAAAAGGAATTGAGTATCGATTAGTTGCTGATAGTGAAGAAAGTGATTTAGAATTAAGTGATTTTAGTAGTGAAAAAAGTGATATTGTAGTAGAAAATAAACCATGTTTAAAAGGTAGTGTCTTGCATATTGATGGTGATAAAGATTATTTGAAGATGTGTCTAGATAAATATAAAGAATTTAATATAACGGTATATGGTTATTATATGGAAGAAAGTGAAATAAAAGATAAAATCATTCCATTATTAGAAAAACATCGTCCTGATTTATTAGTTATTACCGGACATGATGCGATGAAAAAAAATAGTGATCGTAAAAACATTAATAGTTACTTGCATACTAAAGATTTTGTTGAAGCAATTAGAAAAGCAAGACTTTATCAAGATGATAAAGATAGCCTAATTATTTTTGCAGGAGCATGTCAGTCATATTATGAATTATTATTAGCTAGTGGGGCGAATTTTGCTTCAAGTCCAAGTCGAAAAAATATCCATGCATTAGATCCTGTTTTTATTGTTAGTCAAATTGCCAATGCCAGTATTAAAAATTATGTTGATTTAGAAAAAATTGTAGCTAAGACTTCTAACAAGCATTTAGGTATTGGAGGAATAGATACACGCGGAGTCGCAAGAAAAATTTATCCAACAAGTAGGTGA
- the noc gene encoding nucleoid occlusion protein: MLEKVYKQIDINKIEANENQPRKVFDDEKIEELATSIKENGLIQPIIVRKYNRNYQIIAGERRFRACKLAGLKTIPCVIKDIDDKQVDTYAIIENIQRENLSPIEEASAYKTLIDTYNMNQTELANKVGKKQSTIANKLRLLKLSDDVKYALKAKQITERHARAMLSLDEQKQQEVLKEVLKKSLNVKQTETLINKPVKTKEKPKKVTTKISKNFKIAMNTINQAIDLIQKSGIDVTSETQEADEEYVITLKVKK, translated from the coding sequence ATGTTAGAGAAAGTATATAAACAAATTGATATAAATAAAATTGAAGCAAATGAAAATCAACCTCGCAAAGTATTTGATGATGAAAAAATTGAAGAATTAGCAACTTCAATTAAAGAAAATGGATTGATTCAACCAATAATTGTTCGTAAATATAATCGTAATTACCAAATAATTGCTGGTGAAAGACGTTTTCGAGCATGTAAGCTAGCGGGTTTGAAAACAATTCCTTGTGTAATTAAAGATATTGATGATAAACAAGTTGATACATATGCAATTATTGAAAATATCCAACGTGAAAACTTATCACCAATAGAAGAAGCTAGTGCATATAAGACATTGATTGATACATATAATATGAATCAAACTGAACTAGCAAATAAAGTTGGAAAAAAACAGTCAACGATTGCTAATAAGTTAAGACTATTAAAATTATCGGATGATGTAAAATATGCTTTAAAAGCTAAACAAATTACAGAACGTCATGCTCGCGCAATGTTATCTTTGGATGAACAAAAACAACAAGAAGTATTAAAAGAAGTCTTAAAAAAATCATTAAATGTAAAACAAACTGAAACATTGATTAATAAACCAGTTAAAACTAAGGAAAAACCTAAAAAGGTAACAACTAAAATATCAAAAAACTTCAAAATTGCGATGAATACAATTAATCAGGCAATTGATTTGATTCAAAAATCTGGTATAGATGTTACAAGTGAAACACAAGAAGCAGACGAAGAATATGTAATCACATTAAAAGTAAAAAAATAA
- the mnmG gene encoding tRNA uridine-5-carboxymethylaminomethyl(34) synthesis enzyme MnmG, giving the protein MYDVIVVGGGHAGIEAALAPARMKQKTVLITANFDNVGSLPCNTSIGGPAKGIIVREIDALGGQMAKTADETYLQMKMLNTAKGPGVQSLRAQADKKAYPRYMQAVLKKQDNLDIIEGMVEDLMVEDNCVKGVILANGQEIIGKTVILTTGTYLKAEILCGDQKHASGPDDQEECKYLSTRLKELGLRIQRLKTGTPPRVEINSVDYSKTSLQPGSDAKLAFSYQTNKFIPIDEQVPCYLTYTNEKTHKIIKENLHRSSMYGGYVSGVGPRYCPSIEDKIVKFSDKPQHQIFLEPESKEMNTIYVQGFSTSLPHDVQEEMIRTIPGLEHCKILKYAYAIEYDAIDPLQLWPSLETKIIKNLFTAGQINGTSGYEEAASQGLIAGINATLKNQNKEPLILKRDEAYIGVMIDDLVTKGTEEPYRMLTSRAEYRLLIRHDNADERLMKYGHDVGLISDDIYQQYLNKMSNIFNEIARLDTIRFTPKHPINDVLEQLGSTRLNEGISAKELIKRPELDYEKILPFIDAPDLNEEERKRITILIKYKGYIDKAMRQAEKQKKMEEKKIPEDVDYNEISNLALEAKQKLSSIRPLTIGQASRISGINPADISVLLIYLKQKYNEE; this is encoded by the coding sequence ATGTATGATGTAATTGTAGTTGGTGGTGGTCATGCGGGAATTGAGGCAGCATTGGCGCCAGCTAGAATGAAACAAAAAACAGTTTTAATAACTGCAAATTTTGATAATGTTGGAAGCCTTCCTTGTAATACCTCAATTGGAGGGCCGGCTAAAGGAATAATTGTCCGTGAAATTGATGCTTTAGGTGGACAAATGGCAAAAACAGCTGATGAGACATATTTACAAATGAAAATGTTAAATACTGCTAAAGGTCCAGGGGTACAATCTTTAAGAGCTCAAGCTGATAAAAAAGCTTATCCTAGATATATGCAGGCAGTTTTGAAAAAACAAGATAATTTAGATATTATTGAAGGTATGGTAGAGGATTTAATGGTTGAAGATAACTGTGTAAAAGGGGTTATTTTGGCTAATGGTCAAGAAATTATTGGAAAAACTGTGATTTTAACAACAGGAACATATTTAAAAGCAGAAATATTATGTGGTGATCAAAAGCATGCTAGTGGTCCTGATGATCAAGAAGAGTGTAAATATTTATCAACACGTTTAAAGGAGTTAGGATTACGAATTCAACGTTTAAAAACAGGGACTCCTCCTAGAGTGGAGATAAATAGTGTTGATTATTCTAAAACAAGTTTACAGCCTGGTAGTGATGCAAAGTTAGCATTTAGTTATCAAACAAATAAGTTTATTCCAATAGATGAGCAAGTACCTTGTTATTTAACATATACAAATGAAAAAACGCATAAAATAATAAAAGAAAATTTGCATCGTTCAAGTATGTATGGTGGTTATGTTAGTGGGGTTGGACCTCGATATTGTCCATCAATAGAAGATAAAATTGTTAAGTTTTCTGATAAACCACAACATCAAATCTTTTTAGAACCAGAGTCTAAGGAAATGAATACTATTTATGTTCAAGGTTTTTCAACATCATTACCACATGATGTTCAAGAAGAAATGATTAGAACGATTCCAGGACTTGAACATTGTAAAATCTTGAAATATGCCTATGCTATTGAATATGATGCAATTGATCCATTACAACTTTGGCCATCATTAGAAACAAAAATCATTAAAAACTTATTTACAGCAGGTCAAATTAATGGAACAAGCGGTTATGAAGAAGCGGCTAGTCAAGGATTGATTGCGGGTATTAATGCAACGTTAAAAAATCAAAATAAAGAACCATTAATTTTAAAACGTGATGAAGCATATATTGGTGTTATGATAGATGATTTGGTAACAAAAGGAACAGAAGAACCGTATCGTATGTTGACTAGTAGAGCTGAATATCGTCTATTAATTCGTCATGATAATGCTGATGAAAGATTAATGAAATATGGTCATGATGTTGGTTTGATTAGTGATGATATTTATCAGCAATATTTAAATAAAATGTCTAATATTTTTAATGAAATCGCTCGCCTTGATACAATTAGATTTACGCCAAAGCATCCAATTAATGATGTATTGGAACAATTAGGTTCAACACGATTAAATGAAGGAATTAGTGCTAAGGAGTTAATTAAAAGACCGGAACTTGATTATGAAAAGATTTTACCATTTATAGATGCACCTGATTTAAATGAAGAGGAAAGAAAAAGAATTACTATTTTAATTAAATATAAGGGTTATATTGATAAGGCAATGCGTCAAGCTGAAAAACAAAAGAAAATGGAAGAAAAGAAAATTCCTGAAGATGTTGATTATAATGAAATTAGTAATTTAGCTTTAGAAGCAAAACAAAAACTAAGTAGTATTCGTCCTTTGACAATTGGTCAAGCATCAAGAATTTCAGGAATAAATCCTGCTGATATTTCAGTATTATTAATTTATTTGAAACAAAAGTATAATGAGGAATAA
- the rsmG gene encoding 16S rRNA (guanine(527)-N(7))-methyltransferase RsmG codes for MSKEEFIELLKNKGIILSDKQIEQFDKYFKLLVEWNEKMNLTAITDEESVYLKHFYDSITIAFDFEFASQSIVDVGAGAGFPSIPLKIIYPDLKVTIVDSLTKRITFLNHLFGALELTNCKAISARAEEYAKENREKCDVVMARAVARLNILDELCLPLVKVGGYFLSLKGLKADEELNEAKKGIGILGGKVGSVNDFTLTNDNHRSNIIIKKVKATPNKYPRMFAKIKKQPL; via the coding sequence ATGTCTAAAGAAGAATTTATTGAATTATTGAAAAATAAAGGAATTATACTAAGTGATAAACAAATTGAGCAATTTGATAAATATTTTAAGTTATTAGTTGAATGGAATGAGAAAATGAATTTAACGGCTATAACTGATGAAGAAAGTGTTTATTTAAAACATTTTTATGATTCAATTACAATTGCTTTTGATTTTGAATTTGCTAGTCAAAGTATTGTTGATGTAGGTGCTGGAGCCGGATTTCCGAGCATTCCTTTGAAAATAATTTATCCTGATTTGAAAGTGACAATTGTTGATTCACTTACAAAAAGAATTACTTTTTTAAACCATTTATTTGGAGCTTTAGAATTAACTAATTGTAAAGCAATTAGTGCTAGAGCTGAAGAATATGCTAAAGAAAATCGTGAAAAATGTGATGTTGTAATGGCAAGAGCAGTTGCTAGATTAAATATATTAGATGAACTTTGTTTACCGCTTGTTAAAGTAGGAGGATATTTTTTATCATTAAAAGGACTTAAAGCAGATGAGGAATTAAATGAAGCTAAAAAAGGTATTGGGATTTTAGGGGGAAAAGTAGGGAGTGTAAATGATTTTACTTTAACTAATGATAATCATCGAAGTAATATTATTATAAAGAAAGTAAAAGCAACACCTAATAAATATCCCCGCATGTTCGCTAAAATTAAAAAACAACCATTGTAG
- a CDS encoding ribose-phosphate diphosphokinase has protein sequence MKNKITVFALSASEELAKDIAKELGTNVGKSKVHHFADGEILVEIGESVRGKDVYIVQSTSNPVTENLMEILVLADALKRASAKEITAIIPYFGYARQDRKAKPRQPITSKLIADLLTVAGINRVVTVDLHAAQIQGFFDIPVDEMQALPLISNYFKKKNISDICVVSPDHGGATRARKLAVALDAPVAIIDKRRPKPNVAEIMGVLGDVEGKNCIMVDDMIDTGGTIVAGIEMLKEKGAKSVHVACTHPVFSGPAVERLQNSSADEVVVTDTIKLPEEKMFPKLKIVTVAVLLARTIENIENCEPVSNVFEMFDFDK, from the coding sequence ATGAAAAATAAGATAACTGTATTTGCACTATCAGCTAGTGAAGAATTGGCAAAAGATATTGCAAAAGAATTAGGAACTAATGTAGGTAAAAGTAAAGTACATCATTTTGCAGATGGAGAAATTTTAGTTGAAATTGGAGAATCAGTACGTGGTAAAGATGTATATATTGTACAATCTACAAGTAATCCTGTTACTGAAAATCTAATGGAAATCTTAGTTTTAGCAGATGCTTTGAAAAGAGCTTCAGCTAAAGAAATTACAGCAATTATTCCTTATTTTGGATATGCTCGTCAAGATCGTAAAGCTAAACCTAGACAGCCAATTACTTCTAAGTTAATAGCAGATTTATTGACCGTAGCTGGAATTAATCGCGTTGTTACAGTTGATTTACATGCTGCACAAATTCAAGGTTTCTTTGATATTCCAGTAGATGAAATGCAAGCATTACCGCTTATTTCGAATTACTTTAAGAAAAAGAATATCAGTGATATTTGTGTAGTTTCTCCTGATCATGGTGGTGCTACTAGAGCTCGTAAATTAGCAGTTGCTTTAGATGCTCCTGTAGCGATTATCGATAAAAGAAGACCTAAACCTAATGTTGCTGAAATAATGGGTGTATTAGGTGATGTTGAAGGTAAGAATTGTATTATGGTTGATGATATGATTGATACAGGTGGTACAATTGTTGCTGGAATTGAAATGTTAAAAGAAAAAGGTGCTAAATCAGTTCATGTTGCTTGTACACATCCAGTATTTTCTGGACCAGCAGTAGAAAGATTACAAAATTCTTCTGCTGATGAAGTAGTTGTAACTGATACAATTAAGTTACCAGAAGAAAAAATGTTCCCTAAATTGAAGATTGTTACAGTTGCAGTATTGCTTGCTAGAACAATTGAAAATATTGAAAATTGTGAACCTGTTTCTAATGTGTTTGAAATGTTTGATTTTGATAAATAA